The nucleotide sequence GCGTGCGGGTCAACAACGCCACGGTGACCCGTGCGGATGTGCCGGCCTGTAACGGCGTGATTCACGTGATCGATACCGTCCTGCTGCCCCCCGTGCTGGCCGGTACGCAGGCGGCCACTCCAGCCCCAGCACCGAGCACGCCGGCGGCCCCGGCGGCTCCGGCAGCGAGCACGCCCGCCGCGCCAGCCACCGCCTTTGACGTCACCAAGATCCCCGCCCTGCCGCTCAGCGGGGCGACCGTCAACCCAAGCGGCACCACCACAACGGACACGGCCACCACCACAACCACCGAGACCACCACCACGACCGAGACGACGACCACCGAAACGACCACTGAGACGACCACCGACACCACGGCGACGGGCTCGGACACCACGACCACCGAAACCGAGAGCGCGGCGACCGACTCGAACACGCTCTACGACGTGATCGTCGCCGACGACCGCTTCAGCACCCTGCTCGACCTGCTCAGCGACGCGGGGCTGACCGAGACCCTCCTCAGCGGCGAATACACCCTCTTTGCGCCCACCAACGAGGCGTTTGCAGCGCTTCCGGCCGACACGCTGGCTGTTTTGTCCTCCAACCCCGAGCTGCTGCGGCAGGTGCTCTCCTATCACCTCGTCCAGGGCCGCCTCACCCCCGAACAGCTCGCCACGAGCACCTCCCTCAACGCGGTTGCTGGCGGCACGCTGACCCTGAGTGTGAATGGCAGCATGCAGATGGTCGGCCCGGCCAGCGTGACAGACAACGTCACCACGGCCAGCAATGGCAACATCTACGTGATTAACCAGGTGCTGCTGCCCCCCGGCCTGACGATCCCCGCACCCGCCGAGACCACCGAGACGACGGGGACGACCGATACCGGAACCGCCCCAACGAGTACGGCAGCGACCGGCACCACCACAACGGGCACCGCCACGACCGGGACGGCTCCGAGCAGCAACACCGTCGTCACGCTGATCACCACGGACCCGCGCTTCACCACGCTCGCCGGGCTGATTCGGCAGGCGGGGCTGGCCGATCAGCTGGCCAGTGGCGAATTCACCATCTTCGCCCCGACGAACGAGGCGTTTGCCAAGCTGCCCGCCACCGACCTCGCGGCGATCACCGCCGATCCCGCCCGCCTGCGCGCGGTGCTGCTGTATCACGTGGTTCAGGGCCGTCAGACGCCCGAGCAACTCGCGGCGGGCACACAACTCACCTCGCTGGAGAGCGGAACGCTCCCCCTAAGCCGCAACGGCAGCACGCAGGTGGTGGGGAGCGCCAACGTGAGCGAGGCGATCAACACGCCCAGCAACGGCGCGGTGTACGTGATCGATACCGTGCTGCTGCCGCCCGCTCGCTAAACACCCACTCTTCCTTCTGGCAAGCCGTCCGCTTCGCGCGGGCGGTTTGTTCAAGCGGGTTGCGGTGGGTGCTGCTGCAAAAAGGCCGCCCAAGTACGAGCGTCGCGGGGATAGCCGTGGGTTTCGGTCCACAGCCAGTAGGGCGTGTAGAGGCTGCGGGCCGTGCGAAGCTCGTCACGGAAGATCTCAGCGCTGAGGCCCGTCTCCAGTAGCCCGCTGGTCTCAAAACGCTTCAGCACACCTGTACGGTCGTAGGGCACAGCCCGGAACTCGGGCACCCACCCTCCCGGTGTCGCCGTCAGCAACAGGTACTGGGCGCGCGGGTCGCCGTTGGCAGGTGCACCGACGGCACCGGTATTCAGCACCAGCACGCCGTTTCGGGTCGCCTGAGCCGGACGGTGAATGTGCGAGCCAACAAGCACGCCCGCTTCACCCGCCAGTTCCGCGACCCGTTCCGGCGGGGTGCGCTCGCTGAGGCCCTCGCGGTAATGGGCAGGGGTGCCGTGGGCGACGCGCACTTCCGGCAGGCCAGGAACGGCGAGCGTCACCGTCGTGGGCCAGGTTGCCGGGACGTGCAACAGGCCCGCACGGTCAAGCTCCTCGGCGCTCCAGGCGGTCGCGCCCCAAAAGGGGTCGGTGAACCAGCTCCTGGGCAGCGCGTCGCTGCGGCTGTGCCACAACCGCACCAGGTCGTCGTGGTTTCCCAGCGTGAACGTCACGCCCTCCCGCGCGAGCAGCAGGGCAAGCGCCTCTACGGAGTCCGGCCCCCGGTTGACCACGTCCCCATTCACGATGACGCGTTCTGCGCCCTGTGCCTCCGCATCGGCCAACACTGCCCGCAGGGCGTCGGCATTGCCGTGAATGTCAGCGATCAGGGCGGCACGCACGCTCGGCATTCTAGGACCGGTTGCAGTGCTGGAGGCCGCACCGCTTTACACTTCAAAGTATGATTGACGCGCTTGTAGGCAACACGCCCCTGGTGCAGCTTCGTCGGGTGGTCGAGCCGGGAATGGCGGACGTGTTTGTCAAGCTGGAGGGCCTGAATCCGGGAGGCAGCATCAAGGACCGCACCGCGCTGGGGCTGATCGAGGACGCCGAGCGCCGCGGCCTGCTGAAGCCCGGCAGCACCATCGTGGAGCCGACCAGCGGGAACACCGGCATTGGGCTGGCGCAGATCGCCGCGGCAAAAGGCTACCGGCTGATCCTGTGCATGCCGGCCCAGATGAGCGAGGAACGCAAACGCACCCTGACGGCCTACGGCGCCCAGCTGGTCCTCACCGATCCCGAGCAGCGGATGCTCGCGGCCATCGAGGAGGCCGAGCGCATCGCGCGGGAAGAGGGCGCCGTCCTGCTGGGCCAGTTCACCAATCCCGCCAATCCCGCCATGCACGAGCGCACCACCGGTCCTGAGTTGTGGAAGCAGATGGAAGGACGCCTGGACGCGTTTGTGTACGGGTCCGGGACCGGCGGCACCATCAGCGGCGTGGGCCGCTTTTTAAAGCGGCAGAATCCCGCTGTGCGGGTGATTGCGGTGGAACCTGCTCGCAGCAACGTCCTCTCGGGCGGTGAGCGCGGCGAACACGGCTTTCAGGGCATGGGGCCGGGCTTTATCCCCGAGAACCTCGACCGCTCGGTGATTGACGAGGTGATTCCCGTCTGGGAGGAGGATGCCTATCCCCTCGCCCGCCGCCTCGCCCGTGAGGAAGGCATCTTTGTGGGCATGAGCAGCGGCGCCATGATCTGGGCCGCGCTCGCCGTCGCTCGCCGCCTCGGCCCCGGACGGCGGGTGGCGACCATCGCGGTGGACACCGGCACCCGCTACCTGACAACCAGCCTCTTCGACGAGACGCGGACCGGGACCCCCAAGGGCTACCAACCCTACTCGCGCGAGAAGCTGGAAGCCGCAGCGGAAACAGCCTGACCGGCGTTTCCTACCGCCGCCGCCCGCCGAACATGCCGATCAGGTCATCCAGGGCATTCCCGTCACCGTCGCGGTCAAGGACGCTGTTGAGGGTGCCGATCATCCCGCCTAGGTTCCCCATCTGGCCCATCTGACCTGTCCCGTGGTGTCCGGGATGCCCCAGGGGCTGTTGGGCCGGTGGGTGGGTGTAGCCGGGAATCACGGGCCCGCCGCCCAGCACACCCCCCTGCGGTTGCGGCGGCATCCCCCCCAACAGACCGCCAAGCAGGCCGCCCAGGTCAATTCCGCCTGTTCCTCCGGTCTGACCACCCCAGCTGCCGCCCATCTGGCCCTGACGGCGGCGGCTGAGGTACGCGAGCACAAGCGGAGCAAGCATGGAGAGAAGCTGCATGGCAAGCTGCGGATCGATTCCGGCACGGCGGCTCACGGCGTTCGCAGCGGCCTGCTGCTGGCTCCCAAACACGTGCCCCAGGA is from Deinococcus sp. YIM 77859 and encodes:
- a CDS encoding fasciclin domain-containing protein, which codes for MNKQTSLITLSLLLATPALAGGAGAPVTRPATPAACQSIAQIVMSDPQFSTLRTAIEAAGLNQTLMTGQYTVFAPTNAAFAKLPSDTLATVLNDPDLLGSVLLYHVLPGKVSGAQVASLRSIKTAQGANVAISSANGRVRVNNATVTRADVPACNGVIHVIDTVLLPPVLAGTQAATPAPAPSTPAAPAAPAASTPAAPATAFDVTKIPALPLSGATVNPSGTTTTDTATTTTTETTTTTETTTTETTTETTTDTTATGSDTTTTETESAATDSNTLYDVIVADDRFSTLLDLLSDAGLTETLLSGEYTLFAPTNEAFAALPADTLAVLSSNPELLRQVLSYHLVQGRLTPEQLATSTSLNAVAGGTLTLSVNGSMQMVGPASVTDNVTTASNGNIYVINQVLLPPGLTIPAPAETTETTGTTDTGTAPTSTAATGTTTTGTATTGTAPSSNTVVTLITTDPRFTTLAGLIRQAGLADQLASGEFTIFAPTNEAFAKLPATDLAAITADPARLRAVLLYHVVQGRQTPEQLAAGTQLTSLESGTLPLSRNGSTQVVGSANVSEAINTPSNGAVYVIDTVLLPPAR
- a CDS encoding metallophosphoesterase: MPSVRAALIADIHGNADALRAVLADAEAQGAERVIVNGDVVNRGPDSVEALALLLAREGVTFTLGNHDDLVRLWHSRSDALPRSWFTDPFWGATAWSAEELDRAGLLHVPATWPTTVTLAVPGLPEVRVAHGTPAHYREGLSERTPPERVAELAGEAGVLVGSHIHRPAQATRNGVLVLNTGAVGAPANGDPRAQYLLLTATPGGWVPEFRAVPYDRTGVLKRFETSGLLETGLSAEIFRDELRTARSLYTPYWLWTETHGYPRDARTWAAFLQQHPPQPA
- the cysK gene encoding cysteine synthase A encodes the protein MIDALVGNTPLVQLRRVVEPGMADVFVKLEGLNPGGSIKDRTALGLIEDAERRGLLKPGSTIVEPTSGNTGIGLAQIAAAKGYRLILCMPAQMSEERKRTLTAYGAQLVLTDPEQRMLAAIEEAERIAREEGAVLLGQFTNPANPAMHERTTGPELWKQMEGRLDAFVYGSGTGGTISGVGRFLKRQNPAVRVIAVEPARSNVLSGGERGEHGFQGMGPGFIPENLDRSVIDEVIPVWEEDAYPLARRLAREEGIFVGMSSGAMIWAALAVARRLGPGRRVATIAVDTGTRYLTTSLFDETRTGTPKGYQPYSREKLEAAAETA
- a CDS encoding DUF937 domain-containing protein, giving the protein MMDILNTLGGLGQAQQTVSRQLGTSPQQTEAALEAALPLLLGAMTRNAQDPAGAQALSGALDEHDGRALDLFGQGQTPDLGEGRKILGHVFGSQQQAAANAVSRRAGIDPQLAMQLLSMLAPLVLAYLSRRRQGQMGGSWGGQTGGTGGIDLGGLLGGLLGGMPPQPQGGVLGGGPVIPGYTHPPAQQPLGHPGHHGTGQMGQMGNLGGMIGTLNSVLDRDGDGNALDDLIGMFGGRRR